A single genomic interval of Candidatus Binataceae bacterium harbors:
- a CDS encoding alpha/beta hydrolase produces the protein MASQEWKQELVRIAGIEMPVIKGGSGAPLLVLHDELGYAGWLNWQRALAKERTLVIPFAPGFGQTPRLGWIENVRDLACFYARFLREQGLERADVIGFSFGGWVAAEMIANNPAQFRRSVLVAPGGIKPAEGEIMDLFQVPADKYLNATVHNRAATPEFGILYGGESTPEQFEAWDDARAEFSRIAWQPYFHTPSLPYLLESAGKVESLIVWGRDDRVIPHAAIAAYHRALSGSKLAILDNCGHRPEIEQTGQFVSTVTNFLR, from the coding sequence ATGGCATCGCAAGAATGGAAGCAGGAACTCGTTCGTATCGCCGGAATCGAGATGCCGGTGATCAAGGGCGGCAGCGGCGCACCACTTTTAGTGCTGCACGACGAACTTGGCTATGCCGGATGGCTGAACTGGCAACGCGCCTTGGCCAAGGAGCGGACGCTGGTGATCCCCTTCGCGCCGGGATTCGGGCAGACTCCGCGGCTTGGATGGATCGAGAATGTACGCGATCTCGCCTGCTTCTACGCGCGCTTTCTGCGCGAACAGGGCCTCGAGCGCGCCGACGTCATCGGCTTCTCCTTCGGCGGGTGGGTCGCGGCCGAAATGATCGCGAACAATCCGGCGCAGTTTCGCCGTTCGGTGTTGGTCGCGCCCGGCGGCATCAAACCCGCCGAAGGCGAAATCATGGATCTGTTCCAGGTGCCGGCCGACAAGTACCTCAACGCGACCGTCCATAATCGCGCTGCAACGCCCGAGTTCGGTATCCTCTATGGTGGTGAGAGCACGCCGGAGCAATTCGAGGCCTGGGATGACGCGCGCGCCGAGTTCTCGCGCATCGCGTGGCAACCCTACTTCCATACGCCGAGCCTGCCTTATCTGCTCGAGAGCGCGGGCAAGGTCGAATCTTTAATCGTCTGGGGTCGCGACGATCGCGTGATTCCGCACGCCGCCATCGCCGCTTACCATCGCGCCTTGAGCGGGTCGAAACTCGCGATTCTGGATAACTGCGGCCATCGGCCCGAGATTGAGCAAACCGGCCAATTCGTCAGCACAGTCACAAATTTTCTGCGCTAG
- the rplS gene encoding 50S ribosomal protein L19: MNSIIEKIEERALRKDLPAFRVGDTLRLQVKVVEGEKERLQLFEGIVIKMNRGGNRAAFTVRKISYGIGVERIFPLHSPRIEKIQVLSRGKVRRARLYYLRGLSGKAARVETLS, translated from the coding sequence ATGAACAGCATTATTGAAAAGATCGAGGAGCGCGCCCTGCGCAAGGATCTCCCCGCGTTTCGGGTGGGCGATACCCTACGCTTGCAGGTCAAAGTGGTCGAGGGGGAAAAAGAGCGGCTTCAGCTCTTTGAGGGCATCGTCATCAAGATGAACCGGGGCGGCAATCGGGCGGCCTTCACGGTGCGCAAGATCTCCTACGGCATCGGGGTTGAGCGCATCTTCCCACTGCACTCGCCGCGGATCGAGAAGATTCAGGTCCTGAGCCGCGGCAAGGTCCGGCGTGCGCGGTTGTACTATCTGCGTGGACTGTCAGGCAAGGCCGCCCGCGTCGAGACCTTGAGCTGA
- the rimM gene encoding ribosome maturation factor RimM (Essential for efficient processing of 16S rRNA) gives MSGPKRAARNIAAGKTAASGADTGGYIRIGQIGRPHGLNGSVVMSLDQPESATLTAGRQITLEHDDGCRVYTIQTVQKLGHRGVRLTLAGIETCTAAESLRGRAILVAERDLPALQPNEFYDFRAIGCAVVTTDGRRLGTVAEIFATGANDVMIVREGPTEVLVPVIADVIKQLDFAARQITITSLPGLLD, from the coding sequence GTGTCGGGGCCCAAGAGAGCTGCGAGAAATATAGCTGCAGGGAAGACCGCCGCAAGCGGCGCGGATACCGGGGGTTATATTCGTATCGGACAGATCGGCAGGCCGCACGGCCTGAACGGGAGCGTTGTCATGTCACTCGATCAGCCCGAATCCGCCACACTCACAGCCGGACGACAGATCACGCTCGAGCACGATGACGGCTGCCGCGTCTACACCATACAGACGGTACAGAAGCTCGGTCATCGAGGAGTCAGGCTGACCCTCGCGGGGATCGAGACCTGCACCGCGGCCGAGTCGCTGCGCGGCCGCGCGATTCTCGTCGCCGAGCGTGACTTGCCGGCGCTGCAACCGAATGAGTTCTACGACTTCCGCGCGATCGGATGCGCCGTCGTTACCACCGACGGCCGCCGCCTGGGTACAGTGGCTGAGATCTTCGCCACCGGCGCCAACGACGTCATGATCGTGCGCGAAGGTCCAACCGAAGTACTGGTCCCGGTTATCGCCGACGTCATCAAGCAGCTCGATTTTGCCGCGCGCCAAATCACGATCACGTCGCTGCCCGGGTTGCTCGATTGA
- a CDS encoding KH domain-containing protein gives MKDLVEFLAQQLVNDPGAVEVRETQGDTASILELRVAKEDLGRVIGKQGRTAKSIRTILNAVASRTNRKVVLEIIEEK, from the coding sequence ATGAAAGATCTAGTCGAGTTTCTGGCGCAACAACTGGTCAACGATCCGGGCGCGGTGGAAGTCAGGGAGACTCAGGGCGATACCGCCTCAATTCTCGAATTGCGCGTGGCCAAGGAAGATCTCGGGCGGGTAATCGGCAAACAGGGCCGCACCGCCAAATCGATTCGCACGATTCTTAACGCCGTCGCCTCGCGCACAAATCGCAAGGTTGTCCTCGAAATCATCGAAGAGAAATAG
- a CDS encoding polymer-forming cytoskeletal protein has product MAFTTRNEALGARTAPAASSTESFRQPAPMLPHTPGDAWIEERTRIAVGPGINVSGRLVFQEPVRIEGRLRGEVSSSELVVISEQASVEGKVRTPRVLILGELTGDVVDAKSVVLGPRARVKGNIDTESLTICEGAQLEGDVRTGASATGVPSGAKPPG; this is encoded by the coding sequence ATGGCCTTCACCACTCGAAACGAAGCGCTCGGTGCCCGCACTGCTCCAGCGGCGTCGTCCACCGAGAGTTTTCGTCAGCCGGCCCCGATGCTGCCGCATACACCCGGCGATGCCTGGATCGAAGAGCGCACGCGGATCGCAGTCGGTCCCGGCATCAATGTCTCGGGGCGCCTGGTCTTTCAGGAGCCGGTCCGCATCGAAGGTCGCCTTCGCGGTGAGGTCAGTTCCAGCGAGTTGGTCGTCATTTCCGAACAAGCCTCGGTCGAGGGCAAGGTGCGGACCCCGCGCGTCCTAATCCTGGGTGAGCTGACCGGCGACGTCGTCGACGCGAAATCCGTCGTGCTTGGTCCGCGCGCTCGCGTCAAGGGGAATATCGACACTGAAAGCCTAACGATCTGCGAAGGCGCACAGCTCGAAGGCGATGTCCGTACCGGCGCCTCAGCAACCGGCGTCCCGAGCGGAGCTAAACCTCCGGGCTAA
- a CDS encoding LLM class flavin-dependent oxidoreductase: MENRNDRARNPVIASPNRLKLAVFGLNVSSGCAMTSAAGTLRIEWCESIRLAQAAEAAGFEAIIPVARWRGFGGATNFNHRSFETMTWAAGLAAATERIGIFATVHTPTVHPVRAAKEAATIDHISAGRLTLNLVAGWNAEEIRMFGTPQMEHDDRYALADEWLALAKRLWTEGSFDFKGRFFDAPAAYSEPKPIQSPWPAIMSAGVSPAGRDFAARQADLNFAIGLDVAAVGATAKAVKQLARERYAREVSVFAMAYVVCRPTEAEARRYYDYYVYEKGDVAAARNLLATFIPNSRSAPAGQLDAMIDHFIAGYGGLPLIGTPAQVVEEMGKIAAAGVDGLTLCWVDYDEGIAQYREELRPRLIESGLRES; this comes from the coding sequence ATGGAGAACCGCAACGACCGCGCGCGCAACCCGGTGATCGCCAGTCCGAACCGCCTGAAACTCGCGGTGTTCGGCCTCAATGTGAGCAGCGGATGCGCGATGACCAGCGCCGCCGGCACGTTGCGGATCGAGTGGTGTGAATCGATTCGGCTGGCGCAGGCGGCCGAGGCCGCGGGCTTCGAGGCGATCATCCCAGTGGCGCGCTGGCGTGGGTTCGGCGGCGCGACGAATTTCAATCATCGCAGCTTTGAAACCATGACCTGGGCCGCGGGCCTCGCCGCGGCGACGGAGCGCATCGGAATTTTCGCGACCGTGCATACGCCGACTGTGCATCCGGTCCGCGCGGCGAAAGAAGCTGCGACGATCGATCACATTTCGGCTGGACGCCTTACGCTGAATCTGGTCGCGGGCTGGAACGCCGAAGAAATTCGCATGTTCGGCACGCCGCAGATGGAGCACGACGATCGCTACGCTCTGGCTGACGAATGGCTGGCGCTGGCCAAACGTCTGTGGACGGAGGGCAGCTTCGATTTCAAGGGGCGATTTTTTGACGCGCCGGCGGCATACTCCGAGCCCAAGCCGATCCAATCGCCGTGGCCCGCAATTATGAGCGCCGGCGTCAGCCCGGCCGGGCGCGATTTCGCCGCGCGTCAGGCGGATCTGAACTTTGCGATCGGACTCGACGTCGCCGCGGTCGGCGCGACCGCAAAAGCGGTCAAGCAACTCGCGCGCGAGCGCTATGCTCGCGAGGTCAGTGTCTTCGCGATGGCCTACGTGGTTTGCCGTCCCACTGAAGCCGAGGCGCGCCGCTATTACGATTACTACGTCTACGAGAAGGGCGACGTTGCGGCCGCGCGCAACCTGCTCGCGACTTTTATTCCTAACTCGCGCAGCGCACCGGCCGGGCAACTGGACGCGATGATCGATCATTTCATCGCGGGCTATGGCGGCCTGCCACTTATCGGCACGCCGGCGCAGGTGGTCGAGGAGATGGGCAAGATCGCGGCGGCGGGCGTTGATGGCCTGACGCTGTGCTGGGTGGACTACGACGAGGGAATCGCGCAATATCGCGAGGAACTGAGGCCGCGGCTCATCGAGAGCGGCCTGCGCGAAAGCTAA
- the rpsP gene encoding 30S ribosomal protein S16, protein MGLVIRLRRHGARKKPFFRIVVADSRSPRDGRFVDHIGTYDPSTAPAKVSLKAGEAERWIKAGARPSDTVRKLIKLAGDAVQST, encoded by the coding sequence ATGGGACTTGTTATTCGGCTGCGGCGTCACGGCGCGCGCAAAAAACCCTTTTTCCGGATCGTCGTCGCAGATTCACGCTCGCCGCGTGACGGGCGTTTCGTCGACCATATCGGCACCTACGACCCGTCGACGGCGCCGGCCAAGGTTTCCTTGAAAGCGGGCGAAGCCGAACGCTGGATCAAAGCGGGAGCGCGCCCATCCGATACCGTGCGCAAGCTGATAAAGCTCGCGGGGGATGCTGTCCAGTCCACCTGA
- a CDS encoding LLM class flavin-dependent oxidoreductase, with product MHFMWFTERAYHYDPETEPEKYRELENQILRLRSFYGTPNRFFDPEHGAKIINQYLDEKVYTDQELLNFDGVMLNEHHGTPFCLGAVMDVEAAVIAAKTKRIRITLLGNPVATVGNPLRLAEELATIDLISGGRLTTGWVRGAGSEQFANNTNPAKNRELFEEGVDFIEKAWTTPGPFRYEGKNFHFRQVNPWVLPLQKPHPPFWIPGLISPDTAEWCAKRRYPYVALATKLEPTIDLFELYGKTAARAGYQAGPENFGYLQPVMINDSQERAEELGKRLLFGGAFAHFARPEWMFPPGYNSKAATRRLATLDGPNTSGKPIFAATGEETDEQIEAIKRSIYAGYPQVLKDMQMIAGTPDHVIPKLKKVIDALRPGIFSFWLDGPVSAKERRRCLELLNRDVIPPLRQFAKERGLTDPFECRPGSRPLAGAEQYQPTTNAAALA from the coding sequence ATGCATTTCATGTGGTTCACCGAGCGCGCATATCATTACGATCCCGAAACCGAGCCCGAAAAGTATCGCGAGCTGGAGAATCAGATACTCCGCTTGCGCAGCTTTTACGGTACGCCGAATCGTTTCTTTGATCCCGAGCACGGGGCGAAGATTATCAATCAGTATCTCGACGAGAAGGTTTACACCGATCAGGAGTTGCTCAACTTCGACGGCGTCATGCTCAACGAGCATCACGGCACGCCCTTCTGTCTGGGCGCCGTGATGGACGTCGAGGCGGCAGTGATCGCGGCCAAGACCAAGCGCATCCGGATTACGCTGCTCGGCAATCCGGTGGCGACAGTCGGGAACCCGCTGCGCCTGGCGGAGGAACTCGCGACCATCGACCTGATCTCCGGCGGCCGGCTGACCACCGGCTGGGTGCGCGGCGCCGGCAGCGAGCAGTTCGCCAACAACACCAATCCCGCCAAGAATCGCGAGCTGTTCGAGGAAGGCGTCGATTTTATCGAGAAGGCCTGGACGACGCCCGGGCCGTTCCGTTACGAGGGCAAGAATTTTCACTTCCGCCAGGTCAATCCGTGGGTCCTGCCGCTGCAGAAACCCCATCCGCCATTCTGGATTCCGGGGCTGATCAGTCCCGACACCGCGGAATGGTGCGCCAAGCGCCGCTATCCCTACGTCGCCCTCGCCACCAAACTCGAACCGACCATCGATCTCTTCGAGCTTTACGGTAAGACCGCGGCGCGCGCGGGCTATCAGGCGGGGCCGGAGAATTTCGGTTATTTGCAGCCGGTCATGATCAACGACAGCCAGGAGCGCGCCGAGGAACTGGGCAAGCGCTTGCTCTTCGGCGGCGCCTTTGCTCATTTCGCACGTCCGGAGTGGATGTTTCCGCCAGGCTACAACTCCAAGGCGGCGACCCGCCGCCTCGCGACTCTCGACGGTCCCAACACCTCCGGCAAGCCGATTTTCGCCGCGACCGGCGAGGAGACCGACGAGCAGATCGAAGCGATTAAGCGCAGTATCTATGCCGGCTACCCCCAAGTCCTGAAGGATATGCAGATGATCGCCGGGACCCCTGACCACGTGATCCCCAAGCTCAAAAAAGTCATCGATGCGCTCCGGCCCGGAATCTTTTCGTTCTGGCTTGACGGCCCGGTCTCGGCCAAGGAACGCCGCCGCTGTCTCGAGCTGCTCAATCGCGACGTCATTCCGCCGCTCCGCCAGTTCGCCAAAGAACGCGGCTTGACCGATCCGTTCGAATGCCGGCCGGGCTCACGACCGCTGGCGGGCGCGGAACAGTATCAGCCGACCACCAACGCCGCGGCTTTAGCGTGA
- a CDS encoding RNA methyltransferase → MAELFVALLHHPVLDRNGRVVTSAITSLDLHDIARAARTYGVRGFYVVHPIVEQRDFALRVLDHWRLDYGRLYDSRRREALDLAEIVETLDDAIAAAERIAGTRPRLVYTSARVENGISFAELRRVRESAAEPPLMLMLGTGFGLAPAILERADLVLAPIHGPGSYNHLSVRAAAGIILDRLCGS, encoded by the coding sequence GTGGCGGAGCTGTTCGTCGCTCTGCTCCATCATCCGGTGCTCGACCGCAACGGCCGCGTCGTCACCTCGGCGATCACCAGTCTCGACCTTCACGACATCGCGCGCGCCGCGCGGACCTATGGCGTGCGCGGCTTTTACGTCGTTCATCCGATCGTCGAACAGCGCGATTTCGCACTGCGCGTGCTCGATCACTGGCGGCTTGACTATGGGCGCCTATACGATTCGCGGCGGCGGGAAGCGCTCGATTTAGCCGAGATCGTCGAAACCCTCGACGATGCGATTGCCGCAGCCGAACGGATCGCGGGGACGCGGCCGCGGCTGGTTTACACCTCGGCGCGAGTGGAAAACGGGATCAGTTTCGCGGAACTCCGCCGCGTCCGCGAAAGCGCCGCCGAGCCGCCCCTGATGCTGATGCTCGGGACCGGCTTCGGCCTCGCGCCGGCAATTCTCGAGCGCGCCGACCTCGTGCTCGCGCCGATCCATGGCCCGGGCTCGTACAATCATCTTTCGGTGCGCGCCGCCGCCGGCATCATTCTCGACCGTCTCTGCGGAAGCTGA
- a CDS encoding nuclear transport factor 2 family protein, giving the protein MTRRKTRAFSLALSLATLLGIARPAAARADAAAEIRAAQQSIATGAEARNLDLIMSNYLHSNKLFVFDVYPPRAYLGWNAFRKDWSDFLNGLKGPITYQMVDMDVDTDGKLGYVHVIEHIAGASTAGKPVEINMRITELYRKINGKWLIEHEHASVPVDIKSGQADILSKQ; this is encoded by the coding sequence ATGACGCGCAGAAAAACTCGCGCGTTCAGCTTGGCGTTGAGTCTCGCGACGCTCCTCGGAATCGCGCGGCCGGCCGCGGCGCGCGCTGATGCGGCCGCAGAAATCCGCGCCGCCCAACAGAGTATCGCCACCGGCGCCGAGGCCCGCAATCTCGACTTGATCATGAGTAACTATCTGCACAGCAACAAGTTGTTCGTCTTCGACGTCTATCCGCCGCGCGCCTATCTGGGCTGGAACGCATTCCGCAAGGACTGGAGCGATTTCCTCAACGGCTTAAAAGGGCCGATTACCTACCAGATGGTGGATATGGATGTCGATACGGACGGCAAGCTCGGCTACGTCCACGTGATCGAGCATATCGCGGGCGCCAGCACTGCAGGGAAGCCGGTCGAGATCAATATGCGGATTACCGAGCTCTACCGCAAAATCAACGGCAAATGGCTAATCGAGCACGAGCACGCCTCGGTGCCGGTCGATATCAAGTCGGGCCAGGCGGATATTCTATCGAAACAGTAA
- the trmD gene encoding tRNA (guanosine(37)-N1)-methyltransferase TrmD yields MQFHVITLFPEMFSALDAGLMGRAQRQGLVSIHTHDLRAHGLGNYRQVDDTPYGGGCGMVLRPEPLAAAIDAVDSTAPGLTRILMTPQGEVLDQPLVRELASLRPGLMLIAGRYEGFDERVRTLVDREISIGDYVLSGGELAAMTLIEAVARLIPGVLGNADSVREESFGVTVALEYPQYTRPEEFRGMRVPEILLSGDHGKIRQWRAAESRKRTARRRPDLIGGERKA; encoded by the coding sequence ATGCAGTTTCACGTAATCACATTATTCCCCGAGATGTTCTCCGCACTCGACGCGGGCCTGATGGGCCGGGCCCAGCGGCAGGGCTTGGTTTCGATCCACACCCACGACCTGCGCGCGCACGGCCTGGGAAACTACCGCCAGGTCGATGACACTCCCTACGGCGGCGGCTGCGGGATGGTGCTGCGGCCCGAGCCGCTCGCCGCCGCGATCGACGCGGTCGATTCGACCGCACCGGGCCTCACACGCATCCTGATGACGCCGCAGGGCGAAGTGCTCGACCAGCCGCTGGTGCGCGAGCTTGCGAGCCTCCGCCCCGGTCTGATGTTGATCGCCGGCCGCTACGAAGGCTTTGATGAACGCGTCCGCACCTTGGTTGACCGTGAGATTTCAATCGGCGACTACGTGCTGAGCGGCGGCGAGCTCGCAGCGATGACCTTGATCGAAGCAGTCGCGCGGCTGATACCAGGAGTGCTCGGAAATGCCGACTCAGTGCGCGAGGAGTCGTTTGGCGTCACTGTCGCGCTCGAATATCCGCAATATACTCGTCCGGAAGAGTTCCGCGGGATGCGCGTGCCGGAAATCCTGCTCAGCGGCGATCATGGCAAGATCAGGCAGTGGCGGGCAGCCGAGTCGCGCAAACGGACAGCGCGCCGCCGCCCGGACCTAATCGGCGGCGAGCGCAAAGCCTGA
- a CDS encoding ABC transporter ATP-binding protein, with translation MQPLLEVKDLRTSFFTPKGEVRVVDGVSFSATPGRLTGIVGESGSGKTISVLSIMRLLPEGARITGGSIRFEGVDLLKLDEAAMRAMRGARIAMIFQEPMTSLNPVFTIGSQIGEAIRLHQRTGRHETRERTVEALRTVGIADPARRVNDYPHQLSGGMRQRVMIAMALACQPQLLIADEPTTALDVTIQAQILDLLRELQQRLSLAVILVTHDLGIVAQYADEVTILYAARVMERAATAELFANPLNPYTRGLLASIPGIDGRQSHRLAAIAGSIPNAASPPSGCRFHPRCPIAIADCTTVDPPLERKAPDHYAACIRV, from the coding sequence GTGCAACCCCTGCTCGAAGTGAAAGATCTGCGCACCTCCTTCTTCACTCCGAAGGGCGAGGTGCGGGTCGTCGATGGCGTCAGCTTCTCCGCCACGCCCGGCCGGCTGACCGGAATCGTCGGCGAGTCCGGTTCCGGCAAGACCATCAGCGTGCTTTCGATCATGCGCCTGCTGCCCGAAGGCGCCCGCATCACCGGCGGTTCGATTCGCTTCGAGGGCGTTGATCTGCTCAAGCTCGACGAAGCCGCGATGCGCGCGATGCGCGGCGCGCGGATCGCGATGATCTTTCAGGAGCCGATGACTTCGCTCAATCCGGTCTTCACTATCGGCAGCCAGATTGGCGAGGCCATCAGGCTCCATCAGCGCACCGGACGCCACGAGACCCGCGAGCGCACCGTCGAGGCGCTGCGCACCGTCGGGATTGCCGATCCCGCGCGGCGCGTCAACGACTACCCGCATCAGCTTTCGGGCGGGATGCGCCAGCGGGTGATGATCGCGATGGCGCTGGCGTGCCAGCCCCAGCTCTTAATCGCCGACGAGCCGACGACTGCGCTGGACGTAACGATCCAGGCGCAGATTCTCGATCTGCTTCGCGAGCTTCAGCAGCGCCTCAGCCTCGCGGTGATTCTGGTCACCCACGATCTCGGAATCGTCGCCCAGTACGCCGACGAGGTGACGATTCTATATGCGGCGCGCGTGATGGAGCGGGCCGCCACTGCGGAGCTCTTCGCCAATCCGCTCAACCCTTACACGCGCGGCCTGCTCGCCTCGATTCCGGGGATCGACGGGCGTCAATCGCACCGCCTTGCCGCCATCGCAGGTTCGATTCCGAACGCCGCCTCGCCGCCCAGCGGATGCCGCTTTCATCCGCGATGCCCGATCGCGATCGCGGACTGCACCACCGTCGATCCACCGCTCGAGCGCAAGGCCCCGGACCACTATGCCGCCTGCATCCGAGTCTGA
- a CDS encoding ABC transporter ATP-binding protein, translated as MPPASESDASLSAQPSPSLTAASSTAENLVQCVGVSKEFPAGSDGLLGKRLTVKAVGGVDLEIPAGETLGLVGESGSGKSTLGRLILRLLEPTAGRVIFDGRDLASLTRAELRRLRREMQIVFQDPYASLNPRRRVRAIVGEGLEIHRLAQGRAKEDRIRELLEMVGIGADALERYPHEFSGGQRQRIGIARALAVGPRFLVLDEPVSALDVSIQAQIINLLQDLQERLRLTYLFIAHDLRVVEHISRRVAIMYLGKLVEVAERGELYLNPRHPYSRALLSAIPVIDAADRVERIKLAGEPPSALNPPSGCSFHPRCAYAKDICKTTEPPLVAGRGGHAVACHVFPAPV; from the coding sequence ATGCCGCCTGCATCCGAGTCTGACGCGAGCCTCTCCGCGCAGCCCTCGCCGTCGCTCACGGCGGCGTCATCGACGGCAGAAAACCTCGTGCAATGCGTCGGCGTGAGCAAGGAGTTTCCGGCCGGCAGCGACGGCCTCCTGGGGAAACGGCTAACCGTCAAGGCGGTCGGCGGTGTTGACCTCGAAATACCGGCGGGCGAGACGCTCGGCCTGGTCGGTGAATCCGGCTCGGGAAAATCGACGCTGGGACGCTTGATTCTGCGCCTGCTTGAGCCGACCGCGGGCCGCGTCATCTTCGACGGCCGTGACCTCGCCTCGCTGACGCGCGCGGAACTGCGCCGTTTGCGGCGCGAGATGCAGATCGTCTTTCAGGACCCCTACGCCTCGCTGAATCCGCGGAGGCGCGTGCGGGCGATCGTCGGCGAGGGGCTCGAAATCCATCGGCTCGCGCAGGGCCGCGCCAAGGAGGATCGCATCCGCGAGCTGCTCGAGATGGTAGGGATCGGCGCCGACGCGCTCGAACGTTATCCGCATGAGTTTTCCGGCGGCCAGCGCCAGCGCATCGGCATCGCGCGCGCGCTGGCCGTCGGACCGCGCTTTCTCGTGCTCGACGAGCCGGTCTCGGCGCTCGACGTTTCGATCCAGGCCCAAATCATCAACCTCCTCCAGGACCTGCAGGAGCGGCTGCGGCTGACCTATCTCTTCATCGCGCACGACCTGCGCGTAGTTGAGCACATCAGCCGGCGCGTCGCGATCATGTACCTCGGCAAGCTGGTTGAAGTCGCCGAGCGCGGCGAGCTCTATCTCAACCCGCGCCATCCCTACTCGCGCGCGCTACTCTCCGCGATTCCGGTGATCGACGCCGCCGATCGGGTCGAACGTATCAAGCTCGCGGGCGAGCCGCCCAGCGCGCTCAACCCGCCCTCCGGCTGCAGCTTCCATCCGCGATGCGCCTATGCGAAAGATATTTGCAAGACGACTGAACCGCCGCTGGTTGCCGGGCGCGGCGGTCACGCGGTCGCGTGCCATGTGTTTCCGGCGCCGGTCTGA
- a CDS encoding nuclear transport factor 2 family protein: MITPTAARASSAGEIKAIQLSIAADAEKRDLDGIMSHYLPGDKLFVFDMYPPRAYIGWDAFRGDWKNFLDALKGPISYKLGELTATADDQFGYTHMIQYIRGTTQEGKPFVLNLRETDVYRKINGTWMIVHVHASVPVDLKTERGDFLAKWR, from the coding sequence ATGATTACTCCGACAGCCGCTCGCGCAAGCAGTGCCGGCGAAATCAAGGCGATCCAGCTCAGCATCGCCGCCGACGCGGAAAAGCGCGATCTCGACGGCATCATGAGCCATTACCTGCCGGGCGATAAACTCTTCGTTTTCGACATGTATCCGCCCAGGGCCTATATCGGATGGGACGCGTTTCGCGGCGACTGGAAGAATTTCCTCGACGCGCTCAAAGGGCCGATAAGTTACAAGCTCGGCGAGCTGACCGCCACCGCGGACGACCAGTTCGGTTATACGCACATGATTCAGTACATCCGCGGCACTACGCAGGAGGGCAAGCCGTTCGTACTGAACCTGCGCGAAACCGATGTCTATCGCAAAATCAACGGCACATGGATGATCGTTCACGTCCACGCCTCGGTGCCGGTTGATCTGAAGACCGAGCGCGGCGATTTTCTCGCGAAGTGGCGCTGA